Proteins encoded by one window of Antechinus flavipes isolate AdamAnt ecotype Samford, QLD, Australia chromosome 4, AdamAnt_v2, whole genome shotgun sequence:
- the SLC6A4 gene encoding sodium-dependent serotonin transporter gives METTPLDSKKGQSACKDGEDCQENGILQKGLTGPGDKAEAGQISNGYSAVQSSREEGDAQNSNAADNTALDTEVHPGERETWTKKMDFLLSVIGYAVDLGNVWRFPYICYQNGGGAFLIPYTIMAIFGGIPLFYMELALGQYHRNGCISIWKKICPIFKGIGFAICIIAFYIASYYNTIMAWALYYLISSFTDQLPWTSCENPWNTDNCTNYFSEGNITWTSHSISPAEEFYTRHVLQIHKSQGLDDVGGISWQLALCIMLIFTIVYFSIWKGVKTSGKVVWVTATFPYIILSILLVRGATLPGAWRGVLFYLKPNWQKLLETGVWVDAAAQIFFSLGPGFGVLLAFASYNKFNNNCYQDALVTSIVNCMTSFMSGFVIFTVLGYMAEMRNEDVSEVAKDTGPSLLFITYAEAIANMPAATFFAIIFFLMIITLGLDSTFAGLEGVITAVLDEFPHFWAKRREWFVLAVVITCFFGSLSTLTFGGAYVVKLLEEYATGPAVLTVVFLEAIAVSWFYGINQFCSDVKEMLGFSPGWFWRICWVAISPIFLLFIICSFLSSPPELRLFNYNYPRWTVLLGYCIGTSSFICIPTYITYRLIVTPGTFKERVLKSITPETPTEIPFGDLRLNTV, from the exons ATGGAGACCACCCCGCTGGATTCTAAAAAAGGGCAGTCAGCCTGCAAGGATGGAGAAGACTGCCAGGAAAATGGCATTCTACAGAAGGGACTGACTGGTCCAGGAGACAAGGCAGAAGCAGGACAAATCTCAAATGGGTACTCAGCCGTTCAGAGCTCCAGGGAGGAAGGGGACGCCCAGAACTCCAACGCAGCTGACAACACCGCCCTAGACACTGAAGTCCACCCAGGGGAGCGAGAGACCTGGACCAAAAAGATGGACTTCCTCCTCTCAGTCATCGGCTATGCTGTGGACCTCGGCAACGTGTGGCGCTTCCCATATATATGCTATCAAAATGGAGGAG GGGCCTTCCTTATCCCCTACACCATCATGGCCATTTTTGGTGGGATTCCTCTGTTCTACATGGAGCTGGCTCTGGGCCAATATCATCGAAATGGCTGCATTTCAATATGGAAGAAAATTTGCCCCATTTTCAAAG GGATCGGCTTCGCCATTTGCATCATCGCCTTTTACATCGCCTCCTACTATAACACCATCATGGCCTGGGCTCTCTACTACCTCATCTCTTCCTTTACGGATCAACTGCCCTGGACCAGCTGTGAGAACCCCTGGAACACCGACAATTGCACCAACTACTTTTCGGAAGGCAACATCACCTGGACTTCCCACTCCATATCACCTGCTGAAGAATTTTATAC GCGCCATGTCTTACAGATCCACAAGTCTCAAGGACTAGATGACGTGGGGGGCATTAGCTGGCAACTGGCTCTCTGTATAATGTTGATCTTCACTATTGTCTACTTTAGCATCTGGAAAGGGGTCAAAACATCTGGCAAG GTGGTGTGGGTAACGGCTACTTTCCCTTATATCATCCTGTCCATCCTGCTTGTAAGGGGGGCCACACTGCCAGGAGCTTGGAGGGGTGTCCTTTTCTACCTGAAACCCAATTGGCAGAAGCTCCTTGAAACTGGG GTCTGGGTGGATGCGGCGGCTCAGATTTTCTTCTCGTTGGGTCCTGGCTTTGGTGTCTTACTAGCCTTTGCTAGCTACAACAAATTCAACAACAACTGTTATCA AGATGCCCTGGTGACTAGCATTGTAAATTGCATGACGAGCTTCATGTCTGGATTTGTGATCTTCACTGTGCTCGGTTACATGGCGGAGATGAGGAATGAAGACGTGTCCGAGGTGGCTAAAGATACAG GGCCCAGTCTCCTTTTCATCACCTACGCGGAGGCCATCGCCAACATGCCAGCCGCCACCTTCTTCGccatcattttcttcttaatgaTAATCACTCTGGGCTTAGACAGCACG TTCGCAGGACTTGAGGGCGTGATCACCGCGGTGCTGGATGAATTCCCCCATTTCTGGGCCAAACGCCGGGAGTGGTTCGTGCTTGCTGTGGTCATCACCTGTTTCTTTGGATCTCTGTCCACCTTGACTTTT GGAGGGGCCTATGTGGTAAAGTTGCTGGAAGAATATGCCACCGGACCAGCTGTTCTCACTGTGGTGTTTTTAGAAGCGATCGCCGTGTCTTGGTTCTATG GTATCAACCAGTTCTGCAGCGACGTGAAAGAAATGCTTGGTTTTAGCCCCGGTTGGTTCTGGAGGATCTGCTGGGTAGCGATCAGCCCAATATTTCTGCTG TTCATCATCTGCAGTTTTCTGAGCAGCCCCCCAGAACTGCGGCTCTTCAATTACAATTACCCTCGCTGGACTGTCCTTCTGGGCTACTGCATCGGGACTTCTTCCTTCATCTGCATTCCCACCTATATCACTTATCGGTTGATCGTCACTCCAGGGACATTCAAAGAG